Part of the Rhodospirillaceae bacterium genome is shown below.
GACAATTTGCCGAACGCACCGACAACTCAAGCTCATCCACCTTACGAAGCAGATGGGCATTAAAACTAGGTTCATCTTTCGCCTCCTGATCATCAGTCTTCGTCGGTTCCTCAAAATTGATGAATAACTCCAACTGGTCGGTCAAAATACGGGCCGCAAGAGCCACCGCATCTTCTGGTGAAATAGTTCCATCAGTCTCTAACGTCAGAGAAAGCTTATCATAGTCAGTGGCTTGTCCAACTCGCGTATTTTCCACTTTATAACTAACCTGGCGAACCGGGCTGTACACTGCATCAATCGGAATAAGACCTATAGGCGCCTCCTCCGCCGCATTTTGAGCAGCAGCAACATAACCTTTGCCACTTTCAACAACCATTTCCAAGTTTAAGGAAGCACCTTTATCGAGATTGCATATTACAAGGTCTTGGTCGATGATTTCTACATCATGGCCAGTCTCTATAGCACCCGCCTTAACGGCCCCCGGCCCACTAGCTGTCAACGAAATCCTTTTCGACCCTTCACCATGCATCCGCAATGATATGGCCTTCAAATTCAGGACAACCTCGGTCACATCCTCAATAACCCCTGGTATCGACGAAAACTCATGCAAGACACCATCAATCTTAAGGCCTGTTATAGCTGAACCGCGCAGACTGGAGAGCAAAATTCGTCGTAACGCATTCCCGAGAGTTAACCCAAACCCTCTTTCCAATGGCTCAGCTACTACAGTACCAGTTCGCCCCACTGAGCCATTGACCTGCACATCTAGTCTTGCAGGCTTTATGAGTTCTTGCCAATTTTTCTGAATCACCTAGTCCACCCCAATTATGTTTAAGGCAATGCACTTTCGCCCTAGTATCCCTAAAAGCCCCAAAACAGGCTACCCTCAAAACACACCTTAAAGTTCTTCCTACACCCGCCTTCGTTTTGGCGGTCTACAGCCATTATGCGGGATCGGAGTAACATCTCTTATGGAAGTAATATTAAAACCCACCACTTGAAGAGCGCGCAGCGCCGATTCACGGCCAGAACCTGGCCCCTTCACTTCTACCTCCAACGTCTTCATACCATGTTCAGCAGCCTTCTTTCCAGCGTCCTCCGCAGCCATCTGAGCGGCATATGGGGTCGACTTCCGAGATCCTTTGAACCCCAAAGACCCCGCAGATGACCACGCTATCGCGTTCCCCTGCAAATCACTGATAGTGATAAGGGTGTTATTGAAAGTCGCGTTAACATGCGCCACCCCTGAAATAATGTTCTTTCTTTCTCGACGCTTCACGCGTCCACCTGCCTCATTTGCCATATAAAAACCTATTTATTACAAGCTATGCGCTCTTTTTCCCCGTCACCGGTCGGGCACGACCTTTTCGAGTTCTAGCGTTGGTGTGTGTTCTCTGGCCACGCACTGGCAACCCACGGCGATGTCGTAGCCCACGATAACAACCCAGATCCATTAGCCTCTTGATATTCATCGCAACATCGCGCCGAAGATCTCCTTCGACACGATACTCATTATCAATCACCTCTCGTATTCTGGTAACCTCAGCTTCCGCTAATTCACTTACTCGATTACCCTCACCAACCCCCGCCTTCTGGCAGATTTCCTTGGCCTTGGTATCACCTAAGCCAAATATATAGGTCAGAGCGACAACCACTCTCTTATTCGTCGGTATGTTAACCCCGGCAATCCGCGCCAATTTTCGGCCTCCTATGGGAAAGTTTTCACGCAACAGGGCCCAGCCGTTGGGCCGGGTCGCCAAGCCGGCGCATTATAAACAGATACAACGCCAGGTCAACGGCTTGCCTCTAGAGCCAAGACATCCCTTATCTGGCTCCTAACCTCTTGCATACCTAACTCGCCATTTACTGTGTCCAACAAATTCCGCTCCTTATAATAGGGCAACAGTGGTGCCGTTTGAGCGTGATAGTTGCTCAATCTATCCTGCACCGTTTCCACACTATCGTCTTTGCGTGTACTAAACTCTTTCCCCCCACAACTGTTGCACACACCCGCTATCAGAGGTGGCTTAAACTTCCGATGGTAACCCACCCCGCATGCGGAACAAGAAAAACGGCCTGTTATCCGCTCTACCAGCAGCCCATCTGAAACCCTGATTTCGATAACACGCAAGCTATTGATTTTCTTCTCAGTTAAAAGTTCATCTAAGGCCGTGGCTTGTTTTAACGTTCTAGGAAACCCATCCAAAATAAACCCCACCGAACAATCATTCTCATCCAGGCGATCCGAAATAATTTGAATAACCACTTCATCAGGGACGAGAGCACCCGCATCCATAAGTTTCTTCGCCATCTCACCTGTTTTTGTTCTTGCTCGAACCGCGGCACGCAGCATGTCTCCAGTGGAAAGATGAGCCAATCCTAATTCCTCAACCAAAAATTCGGCCTGCGTACCTTTGCCGCTTCCAGGCGGTCCAAACAAAATTAAACTCACCCTCTCCTACCCCTGAGCCGTGACTTCTTAATAAGACCCTCATATTGATGAGCCAACAAATGAGAATGAACCTGACCTACAAAATCCATATTAACGTTAACCACTATCAATAGACTTGTACCTCCAAAATAGAACGGCACAGCATATTGGGAGATTAATATTTCGGGTAGCACACAAACTGCAGAAAGATAAATAGCGCCCACCGTTGTCAAACGCCGCAAGACGTAGTCGATATACTCAGCGGTATTTTTTCCCGGCCTGATACCAGGGATAAAACCATTATTTTTCTTCAAGTTATCCGCCGTATCCTCGGGGTTAAATACTACCGAGGTATAAAAGAAGGCAAAAAATACGATCAATGAGATGTACAACAACAAATAGGCTGGAGAACCTCTAGAAAGGAGCGCCGCAAAATCGGACAACCACCCGGGCCCACTCGCCGCTGAAAAGCTCATCGCTGTTATGGGTAACAGTAGAAGAGAACTGGCAAAAATTGGCGGGATCACACCCGCCGTGTTTAATTTTAAGGGAAGATGACTATTTTCCCCTCCAAACATCCTATTTCCAACTTGACGCTTCGGATACTGCACAATGAGGCGCCTCTGCGCCCTTTCAACAAATACGATAAACGCTATGACTGCGATCGCCATAACCATCAGAAGAATAATAAACAGGGCAGACAGGGCACCCGTGCGGCCTAATTCTAATGTGGTAGCCATTGCCGATGGGAGCTCTGCGACGATACCCGCCATAATTATCAGAGATATCCCATTACCTACCCCTCGAGCAGTTATTTGTTCGCCAAGCCACATAAGGAAAATTGTTCCACCTACCAAAGTAATAACCGTAATAGCACGAAAAGTAAGACCAGGATCCAAAACTGCAGAACCTTGGCTCCCCGTCATTCCTTCCAGACCAACGGCAATGCCAAGACCTTGAAAAGTGGCTAAAATAACTGTTCCATACCGCGTGTATTGCGTGATTTTTCGGCGCCCGGAATCCCCTTCCTTTTTCAACTGCGCCAAGTGCGGCGATACCGTGGTCATCAACTGAATAATTATTGAGGCGGAAATATAGGGCATTATATTTAGAGCAAAAATAGTCATTCGACCAAGCGCTCCACCCGAAAACATATTAAACATCCCTATTATTCCAGCCGCCTGCTGGCGAAAAACATCCTCCAAAATTATTGGGTCAATTCCAGGCAAAGGTATATAGGTCCCCAACCGATATACGATTAAAGCACCAAATGTGAACCACAACCTCTTCTTCAACTCCGTTGCTTTTGCTAGAGCTCCAAAGTTAATATTTGCTGCGAGTTGTTCTGCTGCTGAGGGCATTACCTACCTAGTACAAAAATAATTCCTGATCTCTTAATCACCGGTCGAAACAGAATCCGACCTATCCCGTCTCTCAGGGGCAACCTTTCCCGTGCCCTGCAAGATCTTTATTTCACCACCTACCTTCTTAAAGGCTTTCATAGCCCCCGCGGTGGCACCGCTAACCTCTATATTTATCTTAGCAGTTAAATCTCCATTCCCTAAAAGACGCACTCCATTAGGAGCCCCCGAGATCAACCCAGCCGTTTCAAGCGACTTTATATCCATAAAGCCCTCGCCAACTGTTAACCTACCTCTATCTATCGCCGCCTGGATCTGGCCTACATTGACTTCAGCATATTTTTTTGAAAACTTATTGTTAAAACCCCGCTTTGGTAAGCGTCTATAAAGAGGCATTTGCCCCCCTTCGAATCCTTTTATAGCAACTCCGGATCGCGATTTTTGCCCCTTATGACCACGGCCCGCAGTCTTCCCTGAACCCGACCCAATGCCGCGACCAACTCTCGAACGCTCGCGACTAGCTCCGGGGTTATCACGCAGTTCATTCAGCTTCATTCCCAACAACCTCCCAACATCCCTCCAACCATTCTGCTCACTCAACGATCTCCACATGAACAAGATGCTGGACCTTAGTTATCATTCCTCGTATGGAGGGACTATTATCTAGCACCCGAGTACGATTTAATTTATTCAACCCCAACCCAACCAACGTGGCTTTTTGATCTTTGGGCCGACCTATTCCACTGCCTATCTGTGTGACCCGCAATCGTCCGACTTCATTCTGCGCCATCGCGAACCCTTTCCCTGGCAACACCAGCTTTCCCACGATTAGCAAGGACCTCCCCAATCTTCTTATTTCGCTTTGCCGCCGTCGAGCGTGGCGATTCAATTTTAGCTAGTGCGTCAAACGTAGCACGCACCATATTATACGGATTAGCGCTCCCTATAGATTTGGTCACCACATCCTGCACACCCAGCGTTTCAAACACGGCCCTCATTGGCCCCCCGGCAATTATTCCTGTACCAGGAGGAGCCGCCCTCAGAACCACCCGCCCAGCTCCAAACCGACCGTTAACGTCGTGGTGTAGTGTTCGGCCTTCCCGAAGTGGAACCCGCACTAGGCGGCCCTGAGCTGTCTGAGTTGCCTTTCTGATAGCCTCCGGCACTTCCCGAGCCTTGCCCTTACCAAACCCCACTCTACCGCTTCCATCTCCGACCACTACTAAGGCAGCAAAGCCAAATCTTCTGCCGCCTTTAACAACCTTCGCAACACGATTAATACTTACCAATTTATCAAGTAAGTCTTGGCCCGGCTCTTGGCGATCTCCGCCTCTCCGGCCTCCTCGACGGCTCCGGCCCTCGGACCGCTTGTTTCCATCATCTGCCATTACATCGGCCTCTTCTAATCTAAAATTTAAGTCCGTGCTCACGCGCTGACTCCGCCAACGCTTTTACACGACCATGATAAAGGTACCCACCACGGTCAAAAACAAGATCACTACAACCCACCGCTTGTGCCCGCTTAGCTATTAATTTTCCGACCCGCCTAGCCGCCTCTATGTCCGCTCCACCTTTAAGACCCTCCCTCACTTCCTCATCCAAGGTCGATGCAGCGGCAACTGTTTTGCCTGCCCCGTCGTCAACAACTTGAGCATATATATTTTTATTCGAGCGGAACACGGTCAATCGCGCCCGCCCGCCAGAGACTTTGCGAAGACGTTGCCTGTTGCGCCGCCGCCTTCGTTGAAACATTTTAAGTGCCCCAAGCATCCATCCACCTATTTCTTTTTGCCTTCCTTACGTAGGATATACTCACCTACATACCTGACACCCTTACCTTTATAGGGTTCAGGCTTACGTAAATCGCGAATATCAGAGGCCAGTTGCCCAACTTGCTGCTTATCCACGCCCTTGATTTCAATCTCAGTCGGCTTTTCACAAATTACTTCTATTTCATCAGGTATCATGACCTTAATATCGTGACTGTATCCCAACTGAAGGGTGAGTATTTTTTTTTCAACTGCCGCGCGATACCCCACGCCCACGATCTCCAACTTGCGACTAAAGCCTTGTGAAACCCCCAAAATCATGTTGTTGACGATAGTACGCCCTAGTCCCCACATGGAACGCCCCCCGCTATCTTCCCTAATGGGTTTAATAAAAACCTTCCCATCCTTAGTGGAGATCTCCAACTCCGGAGATAGCTGGCTATTCAACTCTCCCAACTTACCTTTCACCGTAACCTCTCGGCCGGAGACAGCGACATCCACACCATCTGGAATAGCAACTGGATTTTTCCCGATTCTTGACATGGTCAGCATCCCTGTCCGTTAAACCAACAATCTCCGGCTACACCACGGTGCATAACACTTCCCCTCCGACATTAGCCATCCGGGCCTCTGCATCTGACATCACACCACGGGGTGTAGATAAGATGGATATTCCCAGCCCATTATTCACCGGACGCAGATCCTTAATAGACGCATATATCCTCCGGCCCGGCCGAGAAACTCTCTGTATCGCTCGAATCACTGGCGAACCTTCATGATATTTTAGCTCAATCTCTATTCGAGGTTGGGTTTTGGTTTCCTCCACCTCGCGAAATCCTCGGATGTACCCTTCCCGCTCCAGAACTTCCAAAACGTTCACCCGAAACCGAGAAGAAGGACAGTCGATCTGTGGATGCCCTACCCTTTGACCATTGCGTATGCGTGTCAGCATATCTCCAAGTGGGTCTGTCATTGTCATTTTTTCAACCCTACCAACTTGATTTAACCATGCCTGGCACCTGGCCAGATGAAGCGAGCTCTCTAAGCCCGATGCGCGAAATTTTAAGTTTCCTATAATAACCACGTGGCCGGCCTGTCAGCTGACATCGATTACGCACCCGAACCTTAGAACCATTCCTGGGCATTTGAGCAAGCTTCAGGGATGCAGCAAATCTCTCCTCAGGCGCCAACGTCTTATTATTAGCTACTTCTTTGATCGCCTTTCGTCTCGCGGCATTTTTTGCAACGAGCCTCTGGCGTCTATGATTTTTCTCAATGGCACTGCGTTTAGCCATGCCAATGCCTCCTCTTATACGTTACCAATATATTCATTCACCAAAAGGCATATTAAAACCCTTCAGCAGGGCCCTACCTTCCTCATTCGTCTGAGCCGTAGTGACGATAGCCACATCCAAGCCTCGCACTTCATCCACAGTATCATAGTCAATCTCCGGAAAAATAATCTGCTCCTTTAATCCTAGGGAATAATTACCTTTACCATCAAAGCTACTACTGGGAACTCCATGAAAGTCCCTCACTCTCGGCAGAGCAATCGTAACTAATCTATCCAAAAACTCATACATCCGATCCCTACGCAGGGTAACTTTGCAGCCGACGGTTGTTCCTTCCCGTAACTTAAAATTAGCTATAGACTTTTTAGCAAGGGTCACTACTGGCTTTTGTCCAGTAATTGCCATTAGGTCCGCAACAGCCCCCTCCACCTTTTTTGTCTCTCGACCAGATTCCCCCAGCCCCATATTAACGACGATTTTTTCTAACTTAGGTATTTGCATTTCATTGGAATATTGGAACTCCTCCACCAACGTCTGCCGTACAACTTTTTCGTAATGTTCCTGTAAACGAGGCATTTCCCACCTACTGATCAATAATTTCGCCGGAGCGCTTTGAAAAACGGACCTTGCGGCCATCCTCTAAAATTTTATAACCCACCTTAGTTGCCTTGCGATCCTTGGGGTCCAGAAGTGACACATTAGAAATATGGACAGACATCTCCTTATCGATCACCCCCCCCGGATTATTCGCTGAGGGCGCGGTATGCCGCTTAGCCAGAGCTATCCCCTGGACCGTTATCCTGTCACTGCTCGCCACAACTCGAACGACCTCTCCTGTTTTCCCACGATCACGACCCGAAACAACCACAACCTCATCACCTTTTTTTATGCGCTTTTTTTGGGTCATCACAACACCTCCGGCGCCAAAGAAATTATTTTCATAAATTGACGGGACCGCAGTTCCCTAGTGACCGGACCGAATATCCGTGTTCCGATAGGCTCATTTTGCTGACTGATTAACACAGCCGCATTTTTATCAAACCGAATAGCACCTCCGTCTGGCCGCCTTATCTCTTTTGCCGTCCGCACAATAACAGCTCTATGTATATCTCCCTTTTTCACCTTCCCCCTTGGGATTGCCTCTTTGACAGAAACAACAATAACATCACCAATCGAAGCCGTTTTTCTCCCGGATCCACCCAAAACTTTGATGCACTGGACACGGCGTGCGCCCGAGTTATCTGCGACCTCCAACTGAGTCTGCATTTGTATCATCTATAGTAACCCCCAAAATCAACACTTCCCATTGGCCACCCCATTAGATCTCAACCACTAGTTCCCAGTGTTTACTCTTAGATATAGGCCGGCACTCACGAATCTGGACCTTATCTCCCACCTTCTTGGTATTTTCAGGGTCGTGGACCATGTACTTCTTAGATCTGCGGATAAACTTTTTGTATAGCGGGTGCTGGATCAATCGATCCACTTGAACCACTATCGTCTTCTCAGACTTATCTCCCACAACCGTACCCTGTAAAACTCTTCTTGGCATATCACTTCTTACTTCCCGACTGTCCGCCTTTTAAGTTAAGAACTAGCTTGACTTCTCTGCTTCATAATAGTGTGTACGCGAGCGATATCTCGGCGGACAGATCTCACACGAGAGGTATTCTCCAACTGTCCTGTTGCCCTCTGAAATCGCAGATTAAATTGCTCCTTTTTCAGACTGAGAAGTTCCGTTTCTAGTTCCCCATCATTCTTAGCCCGAACGTCCTCTATCTTCATGACTGAATCTCCCCGCCTATGCGAGTAACAATCCGTGTACGGATAGGCAACTTGTCCGCTCCACGCCTAAACGCCTCCCTTGCAAGAGAGCTTTGCACGCCGTCCAACTCGAACATAATCCGTCCAGGTTTAATCCGACAAACCCAAAATTCCGGAACACCCTTACCCTTACCCATGCGCACCTCAACTGGCTTTTTACTAACAGGAACATCAGGAAAAACCCGAATCCACATTCGACCGGTTCTCCTTAAATGCCGGGTTATCGCTCTTCGAGCTGCTTCTATTTGCCTTGCCGTTATGCGCCCCGGTTGCTCAGCCTTCAGTCCATAGGCACCAAAATTGAGGTCGGTCCCACCTTTGGCCAAACCGTGAATACGACCCTTTTGTTGTTTTCTATACTTCGTGCGTTTTGGACTTAGCATTGCCTACACCTACAATCATACCCTTATACCTTGTGCCTCAGCCCGACGACGATCTTGCGCCATTGGGTCGTGCTCCATGATCTCGCCCTTAAAAATCCACACCTTTACTCCACAAGTACCATAGGCCGTATCCGCCCGGGCCACACCATAGTCAACATCGGCCCTTAGTGTATGAAGAGGGACCCGACCTTCCCTATACCATTCAGTACGAGCTATCTCAGCCCCACCTAACCTTCCACCAGCATTAATCCTAATTCCCTGCGCTCCCAGCCGCATGGCCGACTGAACGGCTCGCTTCATAGCTCGCCTGAAAGCGACACGCCTTTCAAGCTGCTGAGCAACATTCTCCGCAACCAACTGAGCCTCGATTTCGGGCTTTCTTACTTCGACAATATTTAGGTGCACCTCACTTGAGGTAAGAGCGGCAACAGCCTGCCTGAGCTTCTCAATATCCGCCCCCTTTTTTCCTATAACAACTCCCGGCCGAGCAGTATGAATAGTAATTCGGGCATTTTTAGCGGGACGCTCAATCACTACTCTACTAACACCCGCCTGATCCAAGCGCTTAAGCAAATATTTACGAATTTTAAGATCTTCCTGCAGTAAATCCCCGTACCCAACATCCGCATACCAACGCGAATCCCAGGTTCGGTTCACTCCAAGCCGCATCCCTATTGGACTAACTTTCTGGCCCATATCCTATTCTTCCCCCTGCTCCCGTACTACCACGGTCATTCGACTAAAAGGTTTAATAATCTGGGCGCCCCTACCTCTAGCGCGAGGCCGAAACCGCTTCATAACCAAACTCTTCCCTACGTAAGCTTCCGCCACGATCAATCGATCCACATCCAAATTGTGATTATTCTCAGCATTTGCTATCGCCGACTGGAGGACCGCCCTTACTTCACCTGCAATTCGTCTTGGAGAATATTTTAGTTGGGTGAGCGCATTCTCCGCTGGCAACCCTCGAATTAGCTTAGCAACCAAATTCAATTTTTGAGGGCTGGTTCTCAGCCGACCGGCTACAGCCATGGCCTCTGTCGCTGAAAGCCTGCGTTCTTGGCTCCGCTTACCCATTTACTAAACTCTCCTTACTCTCTTATCGGCAGCATGGCCAAAAAATGCCCGTGTCGGGGAAAATTCGCCTAATTTGTGGCCGACCATATCCTCCGTAACCAAAACTGGTATAAATTTCTTTCCGTTGTGGACCCCAAACGTAAGACCAACGAACTGGGGTAAAATAGTAGAACGCCGAGACCACGTCTTTATCACAGTCTTACGTCCCGACGCATTTACTTCCTCGACTTTCTTAAGCAAATAGCCATCCACAAATGGCCCTTTCCAAACAGCACGCGCCATCAAGCCCCCCTAATTATTTCTTACGCCGGCGACGACGAAGTATTAACTTGTCAGTACGCTTATTATTTCTAGTCCGTTTACCCTTTGTGGACACGCCCCAAGGCGTAACGGGATGTCGTCCACCCGAGCTTCGCCCTTCACCGCCCCCATGAGGATGATCAACCGGGTTCATGGCTACACCACGCACCTTTGGCCGTCTACCTAACCATCTACTTCGACCTGCTTTACCGATCTTGATATTCTTGCGATCCGGATTGGAAACGGCCCCCACCGTCGCCATGCATTCTGCGCGAACCATCCTTTGCTCGCCAGACGACAGACGCAGCAAAGCATAACCTGCATCCTTGCCAACAAGCTGAGCGTAAGTGCCACCCGCTCGCGCCAACTGGCCACCCTTACGTTCCTTCAACTCAATATTATGGACAACTGTGCCGACAGGCATATTTTTTAAGGGCATGGCGTTACCTGGCTTAATATCCACCCGGTCACCAGAAATGATTTCATCGCCTGGCCCAACTCGCTGCGGCGCCAGAATATAGGCGAGTTCGTCATCTTTATAGCGTACCAGTGCTATAAAGGCCGTCCGGTTCGGATCATATTCCAGCCGTTCCACTACCCCAATTATATCGAATTTTCGCCGCTTGAAATCAATTTTTCTGTAGCGCCGTTTATGACCCCCACCCCTGTGCCGCGACGTCATCCGTCCTTGGCTATTGCGTCCACCGGTGGATGTTTTACCGTGAGTCAAAGTCTTGATCGGACCGCCCTTATGGAGTGAGCTTCGATCTACGGTGACCAACTGCCGCTGGGATGGCGTCATGGGACGAAACTGTTTGAGTGCCATAACTTAGGTTCCTTTATAATCCAGCCAAGTAATCAATATTTTGACCCTCAGCTAGGGTGACCACAGCCTTCTTGTAGTTTGACCTACGCCCCAATGTTTGACGGAAAAATTTTGTTTTTCCAGTCACACGAATAGTATTCACCCCAGTAACTTTGACATCAAATAAGCGCTCAACGGCTCTACGAATTTGTACTTTGGTGGCATCTATACGGACTTTAAAAACAATTTGCCCGTGCTCACTAAGGCTGGTTGCTTTTTCCGTTACTATAGGTCCTAGCAGGACGTCAAAATCTTCAACACTAGTCATTTTAACCGCCCTTCCAGATCGTTAACAGCGGCAGTTGTCAGGACTAGAAAATCCCGTCTTAGAATATCATAAACATTAGCGCCTTCACTAGAAATCACATCCACCGATCCTAGATTCCCCGCCGCTAACTGAAGATTTTCGTCTAAATTAACGGAATCAACTATCAATACTGAAGACCACCCAAAAGCCTTCACCTTATCCGACAACATTTTGGTTTTAGGCTCCTGCAACTGTGCGCTGTCAAGAATTACGAGTTTGCCTTCCCTTTGTTTGGACGACAGCGCACACCGGAGAGCTAAGCGTCTTACTTTTTTGGGAAGGGCAAAAGCGTGACTGCGGACAACAGGGCCAAAAGTCACCCCACCACCGACAAATTGCGAAACTTTTTTGGAACCATGTCGCGCCCGTCCAGTGCCTTTTTGTCGATAGATTTTCGCAGTGCTCCCCCGCACCTCCCCTCTCTCTTTTACCTTATGAGTGCCCGACTGACGTTTGGCTAACTGCCACTTCACCATCCGGTGCAAAATATCAGTCCGCACTTCAACACCAAAAATACTCTCAGAAAGGTCTACTTTGCCAGAAGGCTTGTTTTCCAGGGTTAGCACGTCACATTGGATCATTGCTTCGCCTCCCCACCGACATTCGGCTTAGTGGTTTCACCCTGCTCCCCAGCACTCTGCCCCTCCAAAGTCTCCGACCCTGCCACCCGTGTCTTGCCCCCTTTAAGACCAGCCGGATAGGGGGCCGAGGCCGGCAAAGCATGCTTACAGGCATCGCTGATCTTAACATACCCGCCCTTAGGGCCCGGCACAGCGCCCATCAACAAAATAAGACCCCGTGCCTCATCCGTCCTGACAACATAGAGATTTTGTTCCGTAGTCTTACGATTACCCATCTGCCCGGCCATCTTCTTCCCTCTAAAGACCTTCCCTGGGTCTTGGGAATTACCAGTTGACCCATGGCTACGATGAGAAATTGAAACTCCATGACTAGCACGAAGGCCACCAAAGTTATGTCGCTTCATAGCGCCGGCAAAGCCTTTTCCAATCGATGTTCCCGTCACATCCACAAATTGGCCTTCCACAAAATGGCTTGCCGAAAGTTCTACGCCGACTTCCAAGAGGGCATCCTCAGTAACCCGAAATTCTGTTAACCTCTTTTTGGGCTCCACTTTGGCTGTCCCAAAGTGCCCTCTTAGCGCTTTATTTGTATTTTTGGCCTTAGCCACACCTACTCCAACCTGCAAAGCAGTATATCCATCCCGCTCCCGCGTCCGTTGCGCGACCACCTGACAATGCTCTACACTCAACACGGTCACAGGAAGATGGCTCCCATCCTCCATAAAGACCCTAGACATTCCCTCTTTACGAGCTAGTAGACCAGTGCGCATAAATCCGTCCTTACAGCTTAATTTCTACATCAACCCCGGCGGCGAGATCGAGTTTCATCAGCGCATCCACAGTTTGCGGGGTTGGNTCAACAATATCTAGGAGCCTTTTATGTGTTCTTATCTCAAACTGTTCGCGCGACTTTTTATCCACATGTGGACCCCTCAAAACAGTGAACTTTTCTATGTTNGTCGGCAGGGGGATGGGACCCCTCACCTCTGCTCCCGTACGTCGAGCAGTATTCACAATCTCCTGGGTTGACTGATCAAGAATACGATGATCAAAGGCCTTGAGCCGAATTCTAATATTTTGGCTATCCATCTTCTTATTCCCACAGCCCCTATCATTTAGTGTATCAATATACCTTCAACCCTGACTACTCGATAATTTCTGCAACAACACCGGCACCAAC
Proteins encoded:
- a CDS encoding 30S ribosomal protein S14 produces the protein MAKRSAIEKNHRRQRLVAKNAARRKAIKEVANNKTLAPEERFAASLKLAQMPRNGSKVRVRNRCQLTGRPRGYYRKLKISRIGLRELASSGQVPGMVKSSW
- a CDS encoding 50S ribosomal protein L5 encodes the protein MPRLQEHYEKVVRQTLVEEFQYSNEMQIPKLEKIVVNMGLGESGRETKKVEGAVADLMAITGQKPVVTLAKKSIANFKLREGTTVGCKVTLRRDRMYEFLDRLVTIALPRVRDFHGVPSSSFDGKGNYSLGLKEQIIFPEIDYDTVDEVRGLDVAIVTTAQTNEEGRALLKGFNMPFGE
- a CDS encoding 50S ribosomal protein L24, producing MTQKKRIKKGDEVVVVSGRDRGKTGEVVRVVASSDRITVQGIALAKRHTAPSANNPGGVIDKEMSVHISNVSLLDPKDRKATKVGYKILEDGRKVRFSKRSGEIIDQ
- a CDS encoding 50S ribosomal protein L14 — protein: MIQMQTQLEVADNSGARRVQCIKVLGGSGRKTASIGDVIVVSVKEAIPRGKVKKGDIHRAVIVRTAKEIRRPDGGAIRFDKNAAVLISQQNEPIGTRIFGPVTRELRSRQFMKIISLAPEVL
- the rpsQ gene encoding 30S ribosomal protein S17, encoding MPRRVLQGTVVGDKSEKTIVVQVDRLIQHPLYKKFIRRSKKYMVHDPENTKKVGDKVQIRECRPISKSKHWELVVEI
- a CDS encoding 50S ribosomal protein L29, which translates into the protein MKIEDVRAKNDGELETELLSLKKEQFNLRFQRATGQLENTSRVRSVRRDIARVHTIMKQRSQASS
- a CDS encoding 50S ribosomal protein L16; translated protein: MLSPKRTKYRKQQKGRIHGLAKGGTDLNFGAYGLKAEQPGRITARQIEAARRAITRHLRRTGRMWIRVFPDVPVSKKPVEVRMGKGKGVPEFWVCRIKPGRIMFELDGVQSSLAREAFRRGADKLPIRTRIVTRIGGEIQS
- a CDS encoding 30S ribosomal protein S3, which gives rise to MGQKVSPIGMRLGVNRTWDSRWYADVGYGDLLQEDLKIRKYLLKRLDQAGVSRVVIERPAKNARITIHTARPGVVIGKKGADIEKLRQAVAALTSSEVHLNIVEVRKPEIEAQLVAENVAQQLERRVAFRRAMKRAVQSAMRLGAQGIRINAGGRLGGAEIARTEWYREGRVPLHTLRADVDYGVARADTAYGTCGVKVWIFKGEIMEHDPMAQDRRRAEAQGIRV
- a CDS encoding 50S ribosomal protein L22, coding for MGKRSQERRLSATEAMAVAGRLRTSPQKLNLVAKLIRGLPAENALTQLKYSPRRIAGEVRAVLQSAIANAENNHNLDVDRLIVAEAYVGKSLVMKRFRPRARGRGAQIIKPFSRMTVVVREQGEE
- a CDS encoding 30S ribosomal protein S19; the protein is MARAVWKGPFVDGYLLKKVEEVNASGRKTVIKTWSRRSTILPQFVGLTFGVHNGKKFIPVLVTEDMVGHKLGEFSPTRAFFGHAADKRVRRV
- a CDS encoding 50S ribosomal protein L2, with amino-acid sequence MALKQFRPMTPSQRQLVTVDRSSLHKGGPIKTLTHGKTSTGGRNSQGRMTSRHRGGGHKRRYRKIDFKRRKFDIIGVVERLEYDPNRTAFIALVRYKDDELAYILAPQRVGPGDEIISGDRVDIKPGNAMPLKNMPVGTVVHNIELKERKGGQLARAGGTYAQLVGKDAGYALLRLSSGEQRMVRAECMATVGAVSNPDRKNIKIGKAGRSRWLGRRPKVRGVAMNPVDHPHGGGEGRSSGGRHPVTPWGVSTKGKRTRNNKRTDKLILRRRRRKK
- a CDS encoding 50S ribosomal protein L23 — translated: MTSVEDFDVLLGPIVTEKATSLSEHGQIVFKVRIDATKVQIRRAVERLFDVKVTGVNTIRVTGKTKFFRQTLGRRSNYKKAVVTLAEGQNIDYLAGL
- a CDS encoding 50S ribosomal protein L4; the encoded protein is MQCDVLTLENKPSGKVDLSESIFGVEVRTDILHRMVKWQLAKRQSGTHKVKERGEVRGSTAKIYRQKGTGRARHGSKKVSQFVGGGVTFGPVVRSHAFALPKKVRRLALRCALSSKQREGKLVILDSAQLQEPKTKMLSDKVKAFGWSSVLIVDSVNLDENLQLAAGNLGSVDVISSEGANVYDILRRDFLVLTTAAVNDLEGRLK